Proteins from a genomic interval of Deltaproteobacteria bacterium:
- a CDS encoding inositol monophosphatase has product MKSFFEVAKQAALASGQLQLDNLLKEKQIEFKGEINLVTHVDKLCEKEIIAIIQGAFPSHDILAEEGGGNRQHSDYRWVIDPIDGTTNYAHAYPLFSTSIGLEYKGEIILGVVYEPNLKEMFIAEKGSGAFCNGQKIAVSSTKILKQSLLVTGFAYNLSETGENNIVQFEKFLMNAQAVRRDGVASTDLCDVAMGRYDGFWELALQPWDVAAGLLIVEEAGGRVSNYQGKRFSIYEKQMLASNSLLHDAMLKILNS; this is encoded by the coding sequence ATGAAATCATTTTTTGAAGTAGCCAAACAAGCCGCCCTGGCTTCTGGTCAGCTACAGTTAGATAATCTGCTGAAAGAAAAGCAGATTGAATTCAAGGGGGAGATCAATCTGGTGACCCACGTGGATAAACTTTGCGAAAAAGAAATTATCGCGATTATCCAGGGGGCCTTTCCCAGTCATGATATTCTGGCTGAAGAAGGTGGAGGAAACCGGCAGCATTCCGATTATCGCTGGGTGATTGACCCTATTGATGGAACCACCAATTATGCGCATGCCTATCCCTTGTTTTCCACGTCGATCGGTTTGGAATATAAAGGAGAGATTATTTTGGGTGTGGTTTACGAGCCTAATTTGAAAGAAATGTTTATCGCTGAAAAGGGTTCCGGGGCCTTTTGTAATGGGCAAAAAATAGCGGTATCTTCCACAAAAATATTAAAACAGTCGCTTCTGGTGACCGGTTTTGCTTATAATCTTTCGGAGACGGGTGAAAACAACATCGTCCAGTTTGAAAAATTTTTGATGAACGCCCAGGCGGTGCGTCGAGACGGCGTGGCCTCTACCGATTTGTGTGATGTGGCCATGGGACGCTACGATGGTTTTTGGGAACTGGCCCTTCAGCCCTGGGACGTGGCCGCGGGATTATTGATCGTCGAAGAGGCCGGTGGGCGGGTGAGCAATTATCAGGGAAAGCGTTTTAGTATTTATGAAAAACAAATGTTGGCGTCGAATAGTTTACTGCACGACGCCATGTTAAAAATTTTGAATTCTTAA